The genomic region ATGGGGTGCTCTAACTGCAAGGTTCCCTCAAGCACAGAACTCCATCACCAAGTACGCACATCCCATCATACTAAAGTAGAAATCAGAAATAGCGAAAGtttaaataacaataataaaatgatCCTTCAATTATGCAACAAAGAATTGATTTTTTTCAACATATTtcactttaatttaaaaaataagaaaaagggcaTTCAAATAAAAGGGaaccaaaattaaaaaagaagaacCTGGAAGAAATCAAGGAGGCGAACGATGTTGGGGTGGTTGACGGAGGACAAGAAATTGAGCTCGCAGTGGAACAATGACTTAAGGCGAAGGTTGAGTTTGGAGAGGAAGACCTGTTTCACTGCCACCTCTTCGCCGGTGCCTCTGTGCTCCGCCCTCCACACCGCCGAGAACGACCCATTTCCGATCTTCCGCTTCAGAATGATGTCCTTTACTCTTACCGATTCGCTCTCTTCTTCCATTCCTGTTGATAGTGATAGAACTTCTGCTGCTTCTTTGATGGAGAAGAGCGCCACGGTTGGGACTCGCGACTTGGCGACGAGGAACGCGCCACTGCCGCGGATTGCGCGAGAAGGATGGCGGGGCAGGAGAACGGCGTCGCggatggaggaggagggagggACGCGCTACGGTCTACGACTCTACCGACGGAGGGAGGAAGGTGCTATGGAGGAGAATGGAGATTTCTGAGAATAGGAGGGAGGGactgaaaagagtaaaagaaaCAAGGGTAGAATGTAGGTTTGTTTTACATTCACTCTGAGTGAGNNNNNNNNNNNNNNNNNNNNNNNNNNNNNNNNNNNNNNNNNNNNNNNNNNNNNNNNNNNNNNNNNNNNNNNNNNNNNNNNNNNNNNNNNNNNNNNNNNNNNNNNNNNNNNNNNNNNNNNNNNNNNNNNNNNNNNNNNNNNNNNNNNNNNNNNNNNNNNNNNNNNNNNNNNNNNNNNNNNNNNNNNNNNNNNNNNNNNNNNNNNNNNNNNNNNNNNNNNNNNNNNNNNNNNNNNNNNNNNNNNNNNNNNNNNNNNNNNcataaataaaaaatgtattattattttttaaatatatataaataaataattttttaaaagaataataaaaattactcaTAGGTTACATCATTAATCTCCTTAATCATATTTAAGAAAAAGTTTCACTAAATCGCATTTACAAAATAAATTATTACTAGAAGTGGCtactatttcttttttattacgtgcgaaaaaaaatatatgcaatTTTTATAAACATATAACAAAATGTCAAAAGAGTAACAACAACCAGGAATTTAGGAGAGTACTATTTTGTAAATCGCATTTACAAAATAAATTATTACTAGAAGTGGCtactatttcttttttattacgtgcgaaaaaaatatattcaatttttataaacatataataaaatgtcaaagagaaagtatagggagccaatgatttaagcgtacaatgtgtacaatgaaggtttaAAAAGTATTAGAGATATTATTATTAGTGTTATATTGTCTTGTTAGGttacgcttttgggatgagtggtttcaggacATGGTATAAGAGTTTCAGATCTAGAAGGTCAGGAGTTTGAACCTTGGTGAACccaaaattagctttttataacatgagatgtttattatccctagtatcCAGATGGTTATCCCtggtatccggatggttattctgcatagtataggtgatgttcatttgattcataaaccaaatatttagcccattgtacacattgtacacttaggccattggctccctagcactaCAGAGTAACAACGACCAGGAATTCAGGAGAGTACTATTTTATCATCACACAAcactttcaaaaaaaatattctaaaaattgaATTCTACATAATTTGAGCTATCTGtacacattattttttattttttaaaaaaatactactaattttttttataaaaagtatgGAGGAGGCCATAGCCCCATTGTCTCAACTAAGCTCCGCCCCTGTATATACTCATACTTTACAACAATAAGAAACACAcataatcaattattaaaaataataacctCAAATTGACAAAAAATTTAGTGCGTATAAAAATTATACCTGTAATGGTGAACGTTTTCTGAAAATACCATATCTCCTAAGCAAACACCACATCGTGAAATGAAAAAGAGCATCCAGTCGCATTTCAGGTGGGATCCCGAAAATTTGGCGCTTTTTCTGCTCATTTTCACTTAAAAACTGATAACATTGCATTCGATATGAACCTACCAGACCCAATTCAATCAACATATCTCGTACATCTGATTGCTGTAAAGGCGATGCCTACTTTGTTGCATAATAGCTAACCCATTTTTAGCAATTGCAACTTGTCTTTCAATTAATGAGACTTATTTTTCAACAACCGAAACTTACCTCTCAGccacagaaacttgtctctcaactgATTCAACCTGTCTCTGAGCCACGTCATGTAGCTTGCTAGACAGATAACTTCCCTCTTTTATAGCATCGGCCATGGTAGTAATTTCCAAAGCAACTTTTTCATATTGTGCCTCCAAAAAATCATTCATAGGAGACTTACGCTTTGTACCTCTTGAAGTTGAAGTCCCTCCTAATTGATTTGGCTGACTATGAAGAGCACTTGGTGAATCTAAATTACCAGAAAACGTTGGGGTATCATGTCCCATATTAACATCTATGTCAGAAAATCCAGTGTGTTCAAACGAGTCATTCAAGTCAATGGGATCTCTATCAAATTGTTGAATCCTTTCTCGTGAAGTAGCAGCCCCTTTATCGGTAGCTCTATCAGCTCTGAACAACTCCTTCAAAGTATCATAATGCTTAATTtgcattttttttccatttttctgcATGGGGTTTCTCTTGCAAAAgaaatgttaaaattattttgtGACTAACTTCATCATTGGTATAAGTAATAAAAAGGTATAAGATACCTTAATAAAGTCTTGCCACACTTCTTCTTCAGCTTCAAACTTTTTAGTAACAGGACTCCACGCAAATCCACTTAAGTGATGAAATAAGTCATATGCCTCAACAAAATGATCTTTCAATATCTTCATTCTATTCTTGATGTGGTTCTTTGTTATGTGCGGGCCTATTGCTATGCTCAAAGTCTTCACAACATTGGCATATGCTTCAGTTGTCCACGATCCATCATGTCTATTACCTTTCAATGCTTCTTCTGATAATGCATTCGATAGAACTTCATCCATCTCATCTGACCATCTTAAGTTGTCTTTAAATAGATGATTAGTTTCTGTTGTCTTATTTCCTTTATTTGGTATTATTTAACCTGTAAAAAATatccttaaaaaaatataattaaacaatTCTGACCgcaaaatatacatatatatacatattcatATATATGAAACATATAATCACTCATAAAGCTTGATACACATTCCACATTTCAGCTGCAATATTATCTCGTAACAATGTTGCATGTCTATATTCCTCATCACGTTGTTGATTTGATTGTGATCTATCTATGTTGCATTCTTGTAGCAATTCTCGGTCAACTGCATCAATTATAGATTTATCAACATCGACACCCATAAAAAAGTTATGCAATATACAACATGCCAAAAAAATGTGTCTCATAGTTTCAAATGAATAATAAGGTTCAGTGTCGCCAGCTATAATTGGGAATCTTTTTTATAGAACTCCGAAACATCTTTCAATGACATTTATTAATGAAGAATGGCGGTGGTTGAATAGTTCTTTTGGATTTTGTGGCTCACATACTAAATACTCTTTTAAGTGATACCGAATACCTCTATATGGTGTAAGTATCCCAGGCTTTAGCATAAATCCAGCATCACCTAGATAAAATTTTCCTACAACAGTTCCATACACAAATTAAAGTATAACATACTGTGTCTATGAAGTTAACTTTATATagacaattttataaattacacTATAACAGACCTTCAGATATTCGAAGTGGATATTTCCTACTTAGAGCATCTTTCAAAATTCTCGAGTCAGAGGCAATTCCTTCCAAACTAGACAACACATAAGTGAATTCCATATCAAACCCACAAGCAGCTAACACATTTTGTATAGGGTGATCTTTTCTTCCGTGAAAACAAGGGACTTCTACCCTTGGTACCTTCACACGACTATGAGTTCCATCTATGGCTCCAATGCAGTCCTTTTTTGTAAAGTATATTGACATATTAACATAACAGTTTTATAATTATTTCGTTGACAATTACATAAAATTCACTTAGTAAATTAAAAGATTTAGTACCTTAAAAAATGGATAGAATCGACTATTATGAAGTATTTCATAAGGAACATCCTCACCAGATGATTGCTTGAAGAAGTCTCCCTCTAACGATAGAATAGCATGTAGGACATTGTGAAAGTGACGACTAATTGTCTCTCCTGAGCAGTGAAAAAAGAAAGACATGGTTCTAGTTTTCACATTATTCCCTATAATATGGAGgaatttagcaacttgctcttcaaccgTAGAGCCAGGggcggagcttagttcagacaagtGGGGCCATGCCCCCCTCCCCCCCTCCCCccaaaactttttataaaaaaattagtagtactttttcaaaagataaaaaatagtttaaTTGACTTAAATATTTTACTATGATTTAAAGTACCCAACAAGTTCAATAAGCAACACTCCctctatctttaagttcaaatataaaaaattagatattttttatttatttaatttaatattattttatattttattatttatttaatttaattttttatatgataaaaaataatagaatattcaataagtattaatattattgtatttttataaattgataaaaaaattcaataaatattataaattttaatatttgtccttctaacttcttctttacatattttacaaaatatatattcaaattttatataaaataataataaaaaatcaaagaattgatgcattttttaagaggaatgctgatatttaagaaggagaacatataacttttataatatcaacacctgtagatagttcttctactttaacgAATCATGaaaaaagtgagatacaacctttaaaagttcaaaaagttataTCTGATAAGTTTGACCTTAATTTTTTAGAACGAGACCCTGgaaaacggctttaaatttggcagtatcacccaaaccagagatatgagattagacgagcttatcttaaatggggtccatatcaaaagcattttgacaattatcttctatctggccccccccaaaattttatttcaagtttCACCACTGCGTAGAGCGAGTTAAATCCTTTACTCTACCAGTTCCTCTTAACTTTTGACACAACAGTTTAAATACTTCAGGGCTCATACGTATGACATCTTGCCATTTTTCAGACTTCAGTAACCGCATCATTAACTGAGTATGCCTATTTTCTATTTCCAAGTTTTCGTCATTAATTTGCCTAGGCCTATATTGTGATAATAATTCCAAAATATACAATGCATGCACCGTAAAATATGAAAGAGATGCGACACAAATATGTTGTCTCTTTTCTAACTCTTCCCTAACACAAGTTAAGATTTGTATTGGTTTAGGTTGATATACGTCAGTAGAAGTTACTTGATTTTCTGAGTCATGCATGACGTTCGTTCTATCTTCTAAATTCGCATCTTTAATATTTTCGTTATCCATCTATGAAAATATAATGTTCAGAGTGGACATATCAATAGTAAAAGTAAACAGAAAATAACATACGTTGTTACACTAAAGATACCTTGTTATGAGACACTTATCTCCAACTCCTAAATGTCAAATTTTATTCCAAAGCTCACTGTCATAAACAATACACATATACTGCAAATTACATGGTATATTAATTAATGCTTTGATTTATCACACAAATTAAGTGGGCTTAGCTACCAACAACACTTAACAATTTAGAAGGTACAAAATTAAGTTAATCAAAGCAAGATTTAGtataatttgtaaaaaaaaaatgggTTCAAGATACATTGAACAAATGCTTTGTAAGTGAACCAATAAAACAAGCACACTATTTTTCCTTTCCATTTAGACATTAGTAACAACTAAATCAATAAGAGATTTTAGCCAGAGACAAGTATAATAAGCCATTTAATTTGAAGAActtttgtataatttgaatttcaTTATAAAAAAAGGGATGAACTAAAATACTCATGATGACATTCAAAAAGATATAAGGTTTTAGTAAAAATTGGAGGAAACCTTAAAAGAAAATTATCCTACAGTAATAGCTGCGTTTGTTATATGTCCATTAATTCATTGCCATGTACAAAGAAAAAAGCAAGAGCTAAAAGAATTAGTTGTCCCATTGATGATTAATAAATAGTCAATGTTTGGATACTCATACCCTATGTGACCATCAAATATCTTTTGTACTTTTTaccttctataattttttttttgaattctttCAAAGATCATAAAGAGAAGAATGCCTAGATATTTCCTACCTAtagtaatgttatttttttttttatcatatattattttaataaaaaaattgaaataaaacaaTCACAGCATCGGAAGATAAAATCTAACTAGATGGAGCCATTTGGGAAGCTTTGGACTTTTAAATAAACTATAGCCATGATATTGATTCAGTTAATCACTACACTTGGTTGCAAATGGGGCATATAATTAAGAAATCAAatcaattaaaaagagaaaaaataaaaaagaaaattaagaaatcAAACATGTAGAAATTAATAAGGAAAATGGTTCATAATGTCATATATATTTATTCAGCTTTTGAATAGAGCAACAATACTCAAACGGGGATCACCAACACACACAAGCCAACAATAGGCAGCAGGCATCCTCTATTGTCGAACTCTATCGAGTATCCAGATTCTACATGCCGAACCCTAGCAAGGAAGCAAGCACAAAACTGTGGATTTGAGGAACAAAAACAAGAAGTCGAAGCAAGAGGATCTCAgttgaaaaacaaaagaagagcACATACTATGTGCAgtgattatttttctattttgtttttggtgAAACTACAAAATCGAACGAAAAAGGACTCACCTTTGGCTTGAATTTGCAAGGATGAAGAGGAGAAGGAGCTGTCACGACGATGACGAAACTGTCATGGCGTTGTGGATGACAGTGAAGCCACATTAGTACTATTGAGCACGACGGTGAAGCTGCAGTGGAGAAAAGAAGTGTTTCCAACTTTCAGAGACAGCAAGCTACATTAGGAAATTTGCTCTCAATTTTAACATAGTGGACAAAttgataattttacttttatttggaATTCTCAGTGGTTTTCTTCACAAGTTTGGAAGGAAAAGTTAAGCATGGGTCCGACGCCACTATTTTTTCTTTCCATCCAATTTCCATTCTAATCCAATCAAGGGAAAACTtcaatttctgtttatttttccTCCTTGCATTTCCTTTCCATTTAATTTCTGTTGATCCAAACATACTGTTAGGGTCAGAGGTTTTGTTATTAGGTTATTAGGAGTGTTAGGTTTTGTTAAAAGAACGAAAGCTTTTTTTGTTGGAAATTTTTTTGCCACGTTTTTGAAGCATGCCAAAAGAATTACAGGAaagggccacgcttttaaaatgtcATTATAGAAAAATCATGTTGCTATGCTTCAAAAATGTACTTGTTTTTTCTATAGCCACTTTTTTTAAGCATGTCAAAAAGAGCATGGTCAAATTTCTAATCAATTTCCACCCTCACGTGGCCATTGaccttttttgccacgcttttgaagcgtgacaagaaaaaacgtggcaaatctctaatcaatcgccaccctcataaaagcgtggccattgattCTTTTTGGCCacatttttaaagcgtggcaagaaaaaagtgtgGCCACAAGCTTTTTTCTGGTAATGTCTTAATTTATCAAAACCTAAATTTGGAGGAATAGTGGAAAAAGAAGTTAGGAGGTTCTTCCTTCGCTCCCAGGTCAAAGGTTGGCATCACCTTGTGTTCCATTGTCACCTGAGTTGATTCATCTGGGGAAGGGTTCACCCAATTTTCCTTAAAGTGTCTGTGCATTATTATTGCAATCTAGGTGAAGTTATGGGTGGTGTTGACGACTATGTTTGAAAGTGGGACATGTGGTTGGGCTCCTTTAACGATGGGTTTATGCTTGATAATAATCTTGTTATGTGAGGTTGGCGGATCCTGGGTTTGTGTGACTAATGATTTTATAATTGTGGATTAACCAGTTGGATCAAGTTTGGGTTTTTTGTTTGTCTTTTGATCTAGTTTGTTCAGCGGGTTTCGTTGTGTTGGTCTGTCTGTAGTTTTTTCATGTTAGTTAGTGCTAGTAAAAATTAAATCAATTTGCACCATACTAGAATTATCATGAAATTAGAAGCTACAAGAATCACGAGTGATGAAACTAGAAACTACAAgaatcacaagtcaagttctatCTCCTAGTCAAACTTAGAAACTATAACTCCAGTTGGTTTTGATgaaacaaataaaggaagaaccatgaaatatttatataaaaaattgcaTTCATCACCTCCATATTAAAAGAATCATGAATTATAAGCTTCAAGTTGATGAGTAAACTTGAAgaatttgaaacaaatttgaatatgaattttgacTAGTCATATGTTTCTACTAGTTTCATGAAATATTACAATTAGTGCTTAGTTGTTATAAGAAGGATTAGTACGATTTTGGTTCCTATGGTTTAGGCCGAAAATTTTATTCGTCCCAACTTTTTTTTGCATTCGAATTCGTCTATAAGGTTCAACTTGGTTTTAAAATAATCTTTTTTACCTAAATCTTAAAATTCTAGACCAAATTACCCCtaacaaaaattataaaattaaaaaaaaaataaaaaacagagaaagagagagaagcagtcactagagagagagagagagagagagaaagagagagaaaagcacgGGGAAGAGGAAAGTGGCAACGATACCGGTAAAGGAGATGTTGCGTATTGCCGTCGTCGTTTCTACTTCAGTGCCAACACGTCCATGAGCGGGCATGGTGGAGACAGCATCGATGCAAGCAGATCGGACGGTGGGGTCAGAGCCGCATAGGTGGCTCCTCCAGTTTGCTGTTTCCTGGCAAGCTTTGCCATGCCGCTCCTCGCTCGCTCGCCGCTACTCCTCGCTGCTTGTCGTTGCTCCTCACGTGCTCACCGTTGTTTCACGCTACTCGCCTCTACTCCTTGTCACTCGCTGCTACTCGCATCCTCATCATTTtgcattttcttctttttgtttctgcTTCTCCAGTGAATATCTGCTTCTGCTCGtttcacttttaatttatttcaattctaaattagggttactttctattttttattttattgattctGAAATATTTGAAATGCAGATTTATTGATTCTTTAATAATGTTTTTTGCTTCTGTTTCTTGTTTATTACATTGGTTTTTCTTATTGTCCTATTGTTGTGTCTTGTTGCTGCTACTAATGTTTCTTATTTATTCCTTTTGCTTCTGTTTAAAAACTTccattgttgttgctgttgttgtgaAAACCCCTTGTTGCTGATGATGCTTTATTTTCTTaatgataattttatttaaatttattttaatggttgtagaagcaaaagcataaattttggatgaagaagaagaaaaaaagaagagaaactgagtattttggtgaagaaGGTTGTTTGGAACAATTATTAGAGAAGGGTATTTTGGtcttaaggacgattttaaaaccaagttGAACTTTAGGAACGAATTCAAAtgcaaaaaaaggttggggaccAATAAAATTTTCGgcgccaatgagttatagctcaaatggcatagtctctccatacttatCTAAGAGGTTGTGCGTTTGAGTCTTCCTATctttgttaaaaataaaataaaataaaataaaattttcggcctaaaccttagggaccaaaatcgtacttaacccttataataattattatttaattatgaaACTTTGTCTATATAAAGGCT from Arachis ipaensis cultivar K30076 chromosome B02, Araip1.1, whole genome shotgun sequence harbors:
- the LOC110268814 gene encoding serine/threonine-protein kinase ATG1t-like isoform X5, with the protein product MRRRMEEESESVRVKDIILKRKIGNGSFSAVWRAEHRGTGEEVAVKQVFLSKLNLRLKSLFHCELNFLSSVNHPNIVRLLDFFQLNSRMAYTEPYLNHKLCPLSKIQVCL
- the LOC110268814 gene encoding cyclin-dependent kinase 1-like isoform X1, encoding MRRRMEEESESVRVKDIILKRKIGNGSFSAVWRAEHRGTGEEVAVKQVFLSKLNLRLKSLFHCELNFLSSVNHPNIVRLLDFFQLNSRMAYTEPYLNHKLCPLSKIQVPKTMTIILEFRPAQMESSLCFYLREVLWIQECTMLQTHYIELIGQPMENSLQTASC
- the LOC110268814 gene encoding cyclin-dependent kinase 1-like isoform X2 codes for the protein MRRRMEEESESVRVKDIILKRKIGNGSFSAVWRAEHRGTGEEVAVKQVFLSKLNLRLKSLFHCELNFLSSVNHPNIVRLLDFFQLNSRMAYTEPYLNHKLCPLSKIQVCFPNGKFLVFLSARSTVDSGVHDATNSLHRIDWPTDGKLTTNCIMLSV
- the LOC110268814 gene encoding serine/threonine-protein kinase ATG1t-like isoform X4, giving the protein MRRRMEEESESVRVKDIILKRKIGNGSFSAVWRAEHRGTGEEVAVKQVFLSKLNLRLKSLFHCELNFLSSVNHPNIVRLLDFFQLNSRMAYTEPYLNHKLCPLSKIQVGA
- the LOC110268814 gene encoding serine/threonine-protein kinase ATG1c-like isoform X3, encoding MRRRMEEESESVRVKDIILKRKIGNGSFSAVWRAEHRGTGEEVAVKQVFLSKLNLRLKSLFHCELNFLSSVNHPNIVRLLDFFQLNSRMAYTEPYLNHKLCPLSKIQPKWKVPCVFICEKYCGFRSARCYKLTT